From uncultured Desulfobacter sp.:
ATTAAGCTGCAATTTTTTTAATTTTCACCTTCGGAAGAGTGCTGGATGCCTGCACCCTTGAGACCATACATGGTTGTGGATCCTGAAGACCAGAATTCAAGGATCTCATCTTCAACCATTTTGTTGACAACCTTTTTGATCATTCTGGGTTTGTCATCGGGGAAAATTTTGTAAAAATCTTTGATGTAGAATTTGGATTTTGTTTTTGCTTTTTTATTCAGCCAGTCAACCACTGCTTTGGTAGCCGCTTCTTTATCATCAAGAAGGTCGCTCATAATAGACTCCTTTTTATTGAAAGGGGTAAACCGAAGGACAAAATGCCCTCCGGTTCATCCAAATTTAATTATGCTAAATTCAAAAAAATGCTTTTAGCTATAATTAGAATTTAAAATTAGTGGTCTGACGCCAGCTCATGTAGGCCTGCTGACGGAAGTCGTCAATCAGATGATGCGTGAAGTCAAGTTCACAAGCTTCAAAGAATTTTTCC
This genomic window contains:
- a CDS encoding dissimilatory sulfite reductase D family protein — encoded protein: MSDLLDDKEAATKAVVDWLNKKAKTKSKFYIKDFYKIFPDDKPRMIKKVVNKMVEDEILEFWSSGSTTMYGLKGAGIQHSSEGEN